The Syntrophus gentianae genome contains the following window.
ACCTCCTGGAGGTCGTCGAGGAAAGACATGGCCATGCCTCCACGATTGTCACCAGTCAACTCCCCGTGGATTTATGGCATGAACAAATCGGCGATCCCACAATTGCCGACGCCATCCTCGACCGGCTGGTCCATAATGCCCATAAGATCAATCTGTCGATGAAGGGGGAATCGATGAGGAAAAAATATGCCGGCTTGACCTGAAGAATCTTCTATGTAAAAGAGCTGAAAATCCAGCGTCGCTACGCTCCGACCAGGGGTGGCGGATTCAACCGGAACACCATGGCGCTTTGAATCGGAACAGGGTGGCGGATTCCTCCGGAATCAAGTGGCGAAATCAGCGGAATAGGCATTTCAATACAAAGTAAGCGATTCGTTATCGATAATGATCAATAAGAAAGGTTTAAGATATGCAAATTCAAGGTGGCTAATCATCTTATTTATGCAGTTACATTTTTTTTATAATTATATCTAATGTCTAAAATGACATTTATGTTGATAATGTGTAAAATTGGTAATATTTTATTTTTCCTTGAATCATTGTTGTCACCTAATAGTGAAAAATGAGAATTTTTACAGGGAGAAAGAGTAGGCCAAGTTTCATAACTTGGCTTTCATCATTTAACAAAAAATATACTATTATTATAATAATATCGGTAAAAAGAGTTAATATCAACTTCCTTTAGTGATGATAAAAATATTTTGACTCAGTGTAATCAAATTTTTCTTTAGCTTATACATAAGTGATTCAACATGTAGAATTTCTATGAGGAGATTTTAACCATGGATAAACAATTGCTTGTTCTCGGTTGCTCAGAGACAAAACGGAAATGTAATGGACTACTTCCGGCAATTGATAGATATGATGGTTCATCTTATCGCGTCCTGCGGAACTACCTAAGAGCTAGAGAGTGGCCTTCAAATCTTTCTGTAGCGATTCTATCCGCGAAATATGGCCTAGTTGGTGGATTTACCGAAATAGAGAACTACAATGAAAGGATGACTAAGGCGCGAGCTGCGGAATTGGTTCCATCATGCATTGATACACTTAATACATGGGCAAATTGGCATAGCAGTATGTATTTTTCTTTGGGAAAGGATTACTTGCCCGCCGTTATTCCTGCCATTGAAAATAATTTTAACGCAAAAGTCGAGTTATTCGGAGGCCCAATTGGCATGAAACTCAGCCAGATAAAGGGTTTACTTGAGCAAACAAGGTCGCCTGTTAGGCGTCGAACGACTTTACCGGAACCAGGCTCTGGTAGAGTGACGTATTTTTTGCCTGACTGGGATGATCTACTTGACGAACATTTCAATTTTGAGTCTGACAAATTCTCCGGTGCAACACGTAAGGAGCGCCAAGACAAACACTGTTGTATCTTGATGAAACCAAAACGTTTGGCGGATGGTATACTTGTAAGTTTGGCACAGCATGTTACATCGAAAGGACCACTGAAGAGAATAATTGGAATCGAATCCGATTCGCTTGCGCCAAAGAACCTACGCAATCAGTTTGGATTGGATGAAGATCAATCAGTGTTTGGTGATTGCGGAGCTTTTAGTTATGTGAATAATGAAATGCCTGCAATTTCCGTTGAACAGGCAATTGCACTTTATGATCTGTATGGGTTTGATTTTGGTGCATCTGTTGATCACATTCCTGTGCCTGTTATTGTCCGAGATGGAAAGAAAATAGAATTGAAACAGGATGAACGCATTGCTCGGGTCGAAATAACGAGACAAAATGCCGAAAGGTTTATTACAATTGCTAAGAAGCGTCATGTCGGATTTATGCCCGTAGGAACGATTCAGTCTCTAACAGCAGCAGGTTATGCGGATTCTGCCTGTTATTATCATGATTTGGGTTATCGGCATCTCGCTCTGGGTGGCTTGGTTCCACTTCCAGATGCGGCTGTAGAAGAGATAGTTGTGAAAGTCATGTCAGTGATATCGTCATTAAAACCCCGGCCGTGGGTCCACCTATTTGGCATATTTCGTCCTAAACTCCAGGCTAGATTTCGAGAACTGAAGGTGGACAGCTTTGACAGTGCAACCTATTTTCGAAAAGCTTGGCTTCGTTCTGACCAGAATTATCTTGCTACGAACGGAAAGTGGTATGCTGCCTTACGTGTACCGATGACAAGCGATGCAAGGACACGCAAGAAGCTTGATCAGTCTGGTGTTGATCTGGCAACTATGGAGGTTGAAGAATCTCATGTATTGAAACTATTGAGTCGATTTGATCATGATGAGGTTGGCATCAATGAAGTTCTTGATGCCGTAGTAGAATATGATGAACGTCTAACAAGGACAAGTGATGCCCATTCCCTAAGGAAAAAATATAAAGAGACGCTTAGAGACCGTCCGTGGAGCCATTGTGATTGTCCATTTTGCAGAGAAGCCGGTATCCATGTTCTCATTTTTCGGGGTGCCAACCGAAACAAACGTCGTGGTGCCCATAACACATTGATGTTATACGGTAGTCTAGAGAATCGATCGTGATTTATTACCAAATTTCGATAATTTTACCCTTCAAGCCAATATTATCGATAAGAGTAACTTCGGATAAGCAAAGATATT
Protein-coding sequences here:
- a CDS encoding ATP-binding protein, whose product is LLEVVEERHGHASTIVTSQLPVDLWHEQIGDPTIADAILDRLVHNAHKINLSMKGESMRKKYAGLT
- the dpdA gene encoding tRNA-guanine transglycosylase DpdA, which encodes MDKQLLVLGCSETKRKCNGLLPAIDRYDGSSYRVLRNYLRAREWPSNLSVAILSAKYGLVGGFTEIENYNERMTKARAAELVPSCIDTLNTWANWHSSMYFSLGKDYLPAVIPAIENNFNAKVELFGGPIGMKLSQIKGLLEQTRSPVRRRTTLPEPGSGRVTYFLPDWDDLLDEHFNFESDKFSGATRKERQDKHCCILMKPKRLADGILVSLAQHVTSKGPLKRIIGIESDSLAPKNLRNQFGLDEDQSVFGDCGAFSYVNNEMPAISVEQAIALYDLYGFDFGASVDHIPVPVIVRDGKKIELKQDERIARVEITRQNAERFITIAKKRHVGFMPVGTIQSLTAAGYADSACYYHDLGYRHLALGGLVPLPDAAVEEIVVKVMSVISSLKPRPWVHLFGIFRPKLQARFRELKVDSFDSATYFRKAWLRSDQNYLATNGKWYAALRVPMTSDARTRKKLDQSGVDLATMEVEESHVLKLLSRFDHDEVGINEVLDAVVEYDERLTRTSDAHSLRKKYKETLRDRPWSHCDCPFCREAGIHVLIFRGANRNKRRGAHNTLMLYGSLENRS